The sequence GCACATTGCCAACAACGGGGAAGTGACCTGAAGGATTCAGGTCCGTCGATTTCATAAGAAAAGACGTGTTAGCCTAGCACAGGCGATTCACGGAGGAACGCATGGCAACGACGACCGCGACCAGGGATGACGTGTCTGAATTGTGGACGAGCTACAAGGAAGACCCGTCGCGGAAAGAATTAAGAAACCGACTCGTAGAACGCTATTTGCCGTTGGTTAAATACAACGGTGAACGGATTTGGGCTCGTCTTCCAGAAGGGGTCGAACTTGACGACCTCATCTCGGCAGGCGTCTTCGGCTTGATGGACGCAATCGATGCGTTCGACATGAGCCGAGGCGTGAAGTTCGAAACGTATTGCGTCCCACGTATTCGTGGGGCAATGCTGGACGAACTGCGAACCATGGACTGGGTACCACGTTTGGTCCGCTCGAAGGCCAGCAAATTGAACGAAGCAACCAAGCAATTGGAAGCCAAGTTCGGTCGCCAGCCCTCGCATGCCGAGCTAGCCCAGCACATGGAAATGCCCGTCAAAGAACTTGAGAAGATGGTCTCCGACGCAAATGCCGTCGGGCTGATCAGCTTGAACAAGAAATGGTACGAGACGGACAGCTATAAAGATGTCCGTGAGATCGACATTCTGGAAGACAAAAAGGGGGAAGACCCCACACGTCGCATTCAAAAGAACGATTTGATGCGACTGGTGACCAAGGGGCTCAATCGCAACGAGCGTCTGATCATCATCCTGTACTATTACGAAGAGCTGACGATGAAAGAAATCGGCGCTACGCTCGACCTGAGCGAAAGCCGAGTCAGCCAGATGCACAGCAGCATCGTCCAACGCCTGCAAACGCAGCTCGGACGCCGAAAACCTGAATTTGGAACCGTTTAACGCGGTTTCGAGTGACACCAACAAACCACACGGCGGCTTCTCTTCTGAGAAGCCGCCGTTTTTTTTGGTTCGTTTGAAGTGTTCAGTTTTCAGTAAGAGTACGCGACAGGCCAGTTAGTATTTTCGCGATCTCTTTCAGCTCCAGCACAAGTTCGCTGCGCTGCTCGTGGGAGAGTATTCCGATCCGGGAGGCGATGTAGCATTGGGTACGTAGTTCAGCGGCAGAGCCTCTTGCAATTCGCAGGAACCGTCCAAACTCTTTTCCACCACGTTCAGCTCCTTCGGCAATATTCGAGGCAATTGAGACCGCTGCTCGCTGCATTTGATCCTTCAATGCAAACTCTTTGCTCTCGCGAAGCAGTTCGTAAACACGAACGGCCAGCTTACAAGAGCGTTTTCAAACTTCGAGATCCTCAAACGACTGGTACACGCCCGTCTCTTCTCTTACTGAAAACTGAACACTGAAAACTTCAAACGAAGGCCCCGACGTGGAGGATTCCATCTCCTTGGTGCGCGATCGGATTATTCGAGTGCCCAATCACAATCCCATCAAACGGGGCCTTCAAAGTATATGGGTCATCGCCGAAGACATCCGCGATGAGGCCGATCTTCTGGCCGGCAGTGACCTTGTCCCCCAATTCAACCGAAAGCCGCACGATGCCGCTACGCCTCGCCCGGACCCAGGTCGATTCGCGAATGAGGGCTGGTTTTTTGTTGGGAATCTTAAATGGGGTTTTCAGCATGTTCAGATAAGTCAGCACACGCATCACGCCCGAGACACCCAACTTGATGGCATCCGGATTGAAACGCATCGGTTCGCCAGCTTCGTATAAGAGAACCTTAATTCCCTTGGCCTTGGCCGCAGCCCGTAGCGAGCCGTCGCGTACGTCGGAATGTACGACCACCGGACTATTGAATGCCAGAGCGCACTCGTACGTTTCGATGTCGTCCATGTCGCCACGAACCTGCGGCAAGTTGGTGCGGTAGTTGGCCCCGGTATGCAAATCGATTCCGTACTGACAACGCTGCACCACCTCGGTCATCATCAAGTGCGCCAGACGTGAAGCCAGCGAGCCAGACTTGGAACCTGGAAAACAGCGATTCAAATCGCGACGGTCTGGCAAGTAACGGCTTTGGTTGATCACACCAAAGCCGTTGACCATCGGAACGACAATCAACGTACCGAACAATCGGTTCGGCTTTAGCTTGTCGAGTACCAAACGTGCGATCTCGACACCATTGAGCTCATCCCCATGCACGGCTGCAGAAACCCAGACCGTAGGGCCTTCGAAAGGGCCGTGAATGACCTCAATCGGTAAGTTAATGTGTGTTCCTGTCGGCAGGCGAGCAACCGGGATCTCGAAACGTAATCGATTCCCAGGGGAAATCGATTGACCACCGATAACAAAAGTGCGACTAGGCCGGCTGGTTCGTGAGTTGGAATGGGGACCGGAATCCATCCTGCGTTATCCCTTCGGTTGGCTCGCAGCATTTTTCGATGTCTACGCAACAAATCTAATCATCAATCTGACCGCTTTTAAACGCGTTTCTAGGCATCCTCAGTTCGCCCCTGTTTGAGCTACCGACGCGGATATCAGCAAGCTCGCTGAGACATCCGAAACAAACGGTTCTTCAGTTCCGAGGCCGCAATTTCGATATCACTGACCGTTGCCGCAGAATTCACGTCTGAAGAGTCAGGCTTTTTTCTTTCTAATTGATCGCGGGGAACTTTCTTCAACGCGGTGACTTTTCCAGAGGCTAGATCCTCGATTGGAATAAGAGTGGTTCCATCGTTGATATAGCCGCAATTGCGTCCATTCGACTTGGCCGCGTACAACGCTTCGTCCGCTCCCTTTATCAAACCACTGCTTGACTCGGCATGCGTGACCGACATCAAGCCACAACTCGCGGTAACGTAGATCTCGCATTCGCCATAAATCACCGGTAATCGGCGAATGGCATCCAGCAACTTGCACGCGACCGCTGCGATGGCATCCCAATCTCCCTCGGGTAGCAAGACAGCCAATTCCTCGCCACCGATGCGAGCCAGATAATCGGTCTCGCGCATGACGGCCATTAAACGGCTGGCCACTTCCCTAAGAACGAGATCGCCAGCATCGTGACCGTACTTGTCGTTTACCTGCTTGAAATGGTCGATATCTAGTAACAACATGCAGTACGGCTGCTGTTTACGCTGCCAATGTGCCCAGCGACGCCCCTGTTCTTCATCGAATGCACGCCGATTGAATAAGCGCGTCAGGGCGTCGGTTCTCGCTTCCGAAAGCGAATCTTCCAGTTCTTGAGCTTGCGTTTTAAGTGTGGCCTCGGCCGATTCCAAGCGACGCTTTAAACGCTGATTAGCTGCTGCAATTTCTGCCACCAGTTGCACTGCTTTGGTCGATCGAGCTTCGTCGTCGACCGGTGCCGAATCCGAGGGAGAATCGAGCTTTTCACCTAATGTCTCTAACTGTTCAATCTGCTTCGTTAAATCGCCAGAGAAGAGGTGGGTAAACTGGATCATGCCAGCCAACTGCTCGCGATAGTTGGTGGCTGGCTCTTTATTCTCAGCCGCATTGATCTTAGCAAGCGTGAGGTAGGCCGCCCACATGCGTCCCAAAGTAATTCCTACCGCAATTCCAAGAAGCAGGGTAAGAATTCCAAACAAGTCCCCCAGGATAAAGGTTAGTAGCTCAGCCATGGTCTCTGTTCGTAATTCAAGTTGTATTGCAATGACCAAGCCCTTGCTGGCTAGCCGTTCCCCCTTTCGACTTACTCGTTTTGAGCAAGTTCGTTGACAAACATTAGGTTACAGGTTGAACAAAGCGAGGGGGCAACAGTAGTTCAGGGGGAATCCTTCCGTAAATTCTTCAGGTACAACCAGGGATGCGTATAGATTGTAAGCAAGGATTACTCAACTATTGGTCCGAATCCGTACGTTTTCCCCCGGTTGGGGCATCAAATGATATCGGGATTGCCGCAGCCGCCCCCTGATGTTCACGGCATTCGTTCCAATTGTTACAACCAATTCATGCCCAATCGATTGTTCCACTATTAGCTTACCGTATGAACTGCATTATTTTCGAGGATCGAACGGTCTCTAAGCTGTATCCGATCGTTTTAGGACGACCGGCATACGCTATTTTGTGTGGTAGTTATCGCCTGGCCGAGTTGGCACTTAGCCAGTTTGCTGCCTGTCGGGGGATTGTACGGCACCACCTTACTTCGCTCCAGCAACAATCGTTTCCTGAACTTCACGAAACCCAACTTGCCGCCGATCAGCCTACCTTGATCCTGAACGCAAGCCTGGTTCCCAGTGTTTCCAATCTGCGCCAAATCACCCAGTGGGCAGCCGAAACGCAGGCCGGGCTGATTCAGCACGAAGGTCGCTTGGTTGCCGCGTTGCTGCCCCCCGAAGCCCGTATACCGACGCACAAATCGAATTACGACGAGTTCCTTACCTTCGTCCAAAACTTGACGCAGTCCGGCGATTTACCGATTTGCACGCTGAAACTCAACCTGTTTGAATACTCGCACGATGTGGTTCACTTCAACGAGGCCATCATCAACGAGAACCTCGAAGCACGCCTGAAAACAGGGCGTTATCAGGAAGTTCGCGACGGGCTGTTTGTCGCTGGCGATGTTCGCTTGGGCGAGAACTTGGCCATTGATGCTACAAGTGGGCCAATCTTGCTTGAAGAAGGCACGTCGGTCGGACCTTTCTGCTTTCTACGTGGCCCTGCCTATCTGGGGAAAAACGTGAAAGTAATCGAGCATTCGGCCATTAAAGACGCCGTCTCGTTAGGGCATACCACAAAAATTGGCGGAGAAGTCGAAGCAACGGTCATCGAACCCTACTCGAACAAGCAGCACCACGGGTTCCTCGGACACAGCTACCTTGGCAGTTGGATTAACCTGGGCGCAGGGACATCCAACAGCGACTTGAAGAATACTTACGGCACCGTCAACATGGAGTATCCCACCGGTCGGGTCGCCACCAAGATGCAATTCGTCGGCTCGATTTTCGGGGACTACTCAAAGACCGCCATCAATACCGGTATATTTACGGGAAAGACAATCGGCGTCTGCAGTATGCTGTATGGGTTCGTCACCACCAACGTTCCCAGCTTCGTGAATTACGCCCGCCTGTTCGGTCAAGTGACCGAGTTGCCACCAGACGTGATGATCTCGACGCAGCAGCGCATGTTTGCTCGCCGAAATGTCCCCCAAACCGACTGCGATATCCAACTCATTCACAATATGTATCTTCTCACCCAGGAAGAACGTCATCTTACGGGTGAGCCCCTCGTTTTTTAGAACTGCCTCATGCTTTCCGATTTTTACCAACCAGGCCAATTGCCGGTTTCGTTTGAACTGTATCCTCCTAAAACCGAGAAGGGGATGCAGTCGTTAATGCTGCAAGTCGAGCAGCTCGTCAAGTTCAATCCGGCCTATATCACCTGCACTTACGGCGCCGGTGGTTCGACTCGCGGCCGTACGCTCGACATCGTCGAGTCGGTTAAAAAGAGCTTCTCGGTTCCGGTCGCTGCCCACCTG comes from Bremerella cremea and encodes:
- a CDS encoding FliA/WhiG family RNA polymerase sigma factor, which translates into the protein MATTTATRDDVSELWTSYKEDPSRKELRNRLVERYLPLVKYNGERIWARLPEGVELDDLISAGVFGLMDAIDAFDMSRGVKFETYCVPRIRGAMLDELRTMDWVPRLVRSKASKLNEATKQLEAKFGRQPSHAELAQHMEMPVKELEKMVSDANAVGLISLNKKWYETDSYKDVREIDILEDKKGEDPTRRIQKNDLMRLVTKGLNRNERLIIILYYYEELTMKEIGATLDLSESRVSQMHSSIVQRLQTQLGRRKPEFGTV
- a CDS encoding succinylglutamate desuccinylase/aspartoacylase family protein yields the protein MDSGPHSNSRTSRPSRTFVIGGQSISPGNRLRFEIPVARLPTGTHINLPIEVIHGPFEGPTVWVSAAVHGDELNGVEIARLVLDKLKPNRLFGTLIVVPMVNGFGVINQSRYLPDRRDLNRCFPGSKSGSLASRLAHLMMTEVVQRCQYGIDLHTGANYRTNLPQVRGDMDDIETYECALAFNSPVVVHSDVRDGSLRAAAKAKGIKVLLYEAGEPMRFNPDAIKLGVSGVMRVLTYLNMLKTPFKIPNKKPALIRESTWVRARRSGIVRLSVELGDKVTAGQKIGLIADVFGDDPYTLKAPFDGIVIGHSNNPIAHQGDGILHVGAFV
- a CDS encoding GGDEF domain-containing protein, whose product is MAELLTFILGDLFGILTLLLGIAVGITLGRMWAAYLTLAKINAAENKEPATNYREQLAGMIQFTHLFSGDLTKQIEQLETLGEKLDSPSDSAPVDDEARSTKAVQLVAEIAAANQRLKRRLESAEATLKTQAQELEDSLSEARTDALTRLFNRRAFDEEQGRRWAHWQRKQQPYCMLLLDIDHFKQVNDKYGHDAGDLVLREVASRLMAVMRETDYLARIGGEELAVLLPEGDWDAIAAVACKLLDAIRRLPVIYGECEIYVTASCGLMSVTHAESSSGLIKGADEALYAAKSNGRNCGYINDGTTLIPIEDLASGKVTALKKVPRDQLERKKPDSSDVNSAATVSDIEIAASELKNRLFRMSQRAC
- a CDS encoding putative sugar nucleotidyl transferase; the protein is MNCIIFEDRTVSKLYPIVLGRPAYAILCGSYRLAELALSQFAACRGIVRHHLTSLQQQSFPELHETQLAADQPTLILNASLVPSVSNLRQITQWAAETQAGLIQHEGRLVAALLPPEARIPTHKSNYDEFLTFVQNLTQSGDLPICTLKLNLFEYSHDVVHFNEAIINENLEARLKTGRYQEVRDGLFVAGDVRLGENLAIDATSGPILLEEGTSVGPFCFLRGPAYLGKNVKVIEHSAIKDAVSLGHTTKIGGEVEATVIEPYSNKQHHGFLGHSYLGSWINLGAGTSNSDLKNTYGTVNMEYPTGRVATKMQFVGSIFGDYSKTAINTGIFTGKTIGVCSMLYGFVTTNVPSFVNYARLFGQVTELPPDVMISTQQRMFARRNVPQTDCDIQLIHNMYLLTQEERHLTGEPLVF